The genomic stretch ATCAGGATTGTTAAtcgtaaaaattttaattgcagAATTTACATATTGACATAATATAATAAGtcatattaataaattatacttcgatatttttaataatttaattaaacttttattaacaataaaaaagatacAATACGTTTAGAACTAATCACGATATTGTGTTATTCATTAAAATGGAtaaacttttataaatattagtaTACCTTTcggatattttgaaaaaatgttattatattaagcttcatttttattgtataaataaatgtaaaaaaccaataattttctaaaaaacaaatacaaatatgCATACAAATAAGGAATTGAATTTGatatacaattatttatttttatctaaaatattattacggtgtacaaaatgaatataaataaatgttagcTGTTTTTATGTTTGATACTGCTCTCTTATACAGTCTGCCATAATATCACATATCTACCTTGGTATATGATACTGGTAATcataaattaatactaaattGCATGTTTGCATTATATTATCTCCATATTTTATAGATCTTCTTCTGCATCTTCAAATTGACCTGCTTCTATATCCATAGCATCATCTACTTCTGTACCATTGTGACTTGTCCCTATTTGTTCTAAAGGAATGAGAATAAAGAATCTTGATCTTTATAGAATATTGAttctttttacattaaatctattaaaattttaaatattacctGTTGGTAAAATGTAGGGAGCATCACCAGCACCAACATCGTACTGTTCAAAATCATCTTCCTCTGCATCTTCATAAATATCTTCTTCAGCTACAAAgatatgtaaatttttataacatatttgaTTGTTTAATAAAGTATTATTAAAACAGCTTTATTTACCATCAGAAAAACTATCTTGTGGATCAGGATGAAGAGCCTGACATTGGTTCATTGCTTGAAACATTGTCTCCAAATTATTTGTGTTGTCAGGGGCAAATCGCATTTCTGTGATAGGTGTATCTGCATCTTCAAATTCATTATCCGAACCACTATCTGAAGCTGGTGGCAATGGTACAtctatatgaaatattatatttaaaaaatataaaaatatgaaatcttAATATATTTAGCAAAAATTACATAGAAAGTAAATTCAGATTCAGTAAACCGAACTTTATTtagattttattcttcacTGAAAGACAAGCAATTACATTCAAAGGGAACTTAACATACCTGGAAGATCTACTTTTGCATCGACcataatatataaacattgTCTTGGGTGTGCTTGTTCATCTCGTGATATGGCATGTAAAGATATATGAGGGTATTCAAGTGAAAATCCCTGTTGTGTATCATAATTCACCCAAGAAAGTAAGCTACAAACATGAACATCgtattaaaatatgaatatattatgaaatataagaTTGCGTCATATTAGTACTTACCTCTCTGTGATATACAGAGTTCCTTTTCCTACTTCCCTATCATTAATATACACGGTAGTATTTAGTTCTTCATGGCGTATTCCCTCCTGTGGTGCAAGAAAATTGCTAAGCACTACCATCTTTTATCTGCAATATTTACTTGAGATATAGGACCAACAGCATTTGATCAAATAAACCAATTATTTAGACAAATATACAGACAGGAGGCAAAAATAGATGAAAGGTTATGCcggaatttataaaattataaatttcgttaCATTATAcacacaaatatatataaattaatataatataacatacgtatatacatttcataacataaaataacataaatttcataaaaacaAGTTCGGaaacataattaattaatcatgCACTTTATTTAGCGTAAAATGCAGTAAACAAAATTGTAATTGCATACTTAAGATAGCAATCTTATTAGTTTTATAATACTTGTCTTTTATACTCAATTTAGCTAATGCATAATCTATTGATGTATAAATTCATTACCTACTTGTTTTTGcaaacaaattataaataagaaGAGAAAATTCTCCACCAAATGAACGAATTTGTAAACTTGACAACGATTTTATAACTTTAATTCTTACACAATACTTCGAGATCACTTTTTACGTTTCGAAATATATACGCGACAAAGTTCACTAAAGCTTTACAATCGCTAAAATCAATCAATATgacgatttttcattttttaatacttGCAAATATACAACTTTTGCGCACCCTGTTGTGTTTGTATTTTACTCTATTAATGCAGAATACTTTTTTATGATAAACTATACATAGATGTTACACTAGCATACTTGAAAGGGCGGGAAGTTTTGTTGCATATTTTTGACATtacaataaaaagatattaaactGTTTGATGATTTTAtgttatagataagtatataAATTCTGGGCtcttaaaaatatgtttctctttatttcaattctattttaaattactCAAAGATTCAGGAATTGCGAATAAATTTAGGTATTGATAAAAAtgcaataattttttagaTATATAGAAGAACAAGTAGCTTCTCAAGAAAAAAAGTTATATACAGGGAAGAGATACAACTTTGTTATATTATaggataatattttattttattaactgatacaatatttattttacaatttcaaaattattgttatcatGATAATGAAGAAACTAcataagaatattttataaatctattttaataataaatatatataagtacGTTAGACGtatgaaattattaacaacagtaaacaatttttcaatcatttttttcaatataataaGCGTATTATAACGCATTgttgtaattatatataatatatatatacttgttaattttggaaaattattatttatgattTGTTCGCTGTCATTATTATACATTCTTTATACATGTAAATAACCatcatatttaatattcattacCATACATTTTGCATAAAGTGAAACAAGTTCTTCCTATTTTTTCTATGAAAATAATccctatttactatttacatGTTTTTACATCTAccatataaaattaatacataGCTGTGATATTTAACTTTACtcgttttatataaaatataaatcaaattaatatttaatcgaagtttctaaaatttataatactgATTTTAAACTCGATATGCTTGTTTTAtatacagaaaaataaaacattcagtaatgtaaaaaaatgtataatatcgTAGTTTACGAAAgaatgttaaaataaaatgatattctATGGATTTTGCTTAATCAGGTTATTTTAGGTAaacttttgaaaaataaagtgaataatcattacataaaaataatgttagtataaacatataacataatatataaaattattttaatataattgggaaataagaagtaaataaatggtaataattgattttatttttaagataTCGGTTAAAATGTTAGCATTCTAATTGTgcaaaatgatataaatacaACCAGCTATTGCTGACTtccatatttattttaatataatatatgttctgttattattttaataatctttttaaatttaataaaactttactatttttaatctattattataaagttatatgtttatatatttcgttatacagtatacataatttataaactACTACGATTACATGATGTAAGaacataatttcattttatacttTATGTAGAAGTTCGTAAGTTTATAgacatatataaattatagctTAAGGTGAAGAGAATCAGCATCTTTATAAatgttacatattttttaaatgtataaatgagttaatgaaataaaacagtagaatttttactaaatttccATAACTTTAGTTTTCTATCATGGTATAtgcgatatatatttatattttagataagtattaaaattctattaataacaattactaaattaaatttatcataTAATGTCAAACAATTTATGAAAGTATGGATATAGTAATATCATAATTGATAATAGAACACAAGAAAGCCATctgaaaatgttttattagGATTACATGTGGCAAGCGAGGCTTTTGTTTCCAATTCCTCAAATTTAAAACTCATTTCCATAACATtttacgtacatacatacatactgTTAGTACAATAAAAAGTGCTCTGTTTAGTATTTCGCACTTCATTTACTACTAGAAATTATTGTTGCAAGAAGTATCACTTTGACATCTTTAAGACAATCGGTCATCAGTCTTGGGTAAATTTTGTTTCCTAATGAGTCTATAATGCTATTCAAATACAACATATTGAAGAATATCTGGCTTGATTGCTATagattatttgaataataaatagcaaataatatatataaatccaTTTATATTACGAAGAGTGATGTTTATTTTCTCAACAATAATAACTTGATTTTCATAAGAAagacaataaaatatttcacacATCAAAAACATTATTTTCTCATTGTTGACGTATTAGATAACCTTCCATGTTCAAACCACTAAGTTACCCATTGTAAATGAGccctataatatattttttcatgttacattttatattagaTATCAATGGTTCTGTACAGCTCATGCCAGACTCtccaattttatatatttttatactattgataaagataaataatatgtGCTAGAACTAGAAGAATATGGATACAATGTACAGCTGAATTAAATAGATATACTACATAATTGAGTATCGCTATACGTTACTAACGTTAATTGTGCAGTTTTCTTAGTCGTGTTCATGGGTACAATGAACTGAATTTTATTGTTGTCTTCAAGGGGCTAAGTTCCAAAAAACATCGAGAAACATGTATTACACTAAATCTTGTGACATTTTTGatatgtttcatatttttatatatcataaaaGTCCTTTGTGAACATATAATGGCAGTAACAGTAATAACAGTTATAGAAGTAACACTAATGATGATACTATgagcaataataataacaattaataGTGCAGCAATAGTGGAGGTAATTATAATAGCAttaataatcataataatagCTATAATAGTATAGTAAGAATTGTAGAGTTTAATAATGAGTCAAAGATCAACAGTTATCAGTGAAACAGTATTAGTAATGATGACTGCAGTATAATTGCaactataatttatttcacaaaCATTTAGACACAATCATcagaaaaaaacaaattatatatgtaaataatttgtatgattaataaaaattgatcgtAACATTTTGTATAGAAaacataatacaataaattttaattaaataacctgtaaaaataattgtaaaattgtttttataGTACAATATACTAGGTACATAATATGTAAATGATAGTTACGTTTCCTTCTGTGTAGAAGTAtactaattaaaaaaacacAATATATAAAACGTTGTTAAAAAGAAcacatttttatatacaataagGACATGAATATGGCACGAAAAATTTATGAACGTGAACACCAAATGCTGTCATTAACTTAACACGGAATAAATACATTAAAGAGATATAATCTATCTTTATCACTTGAAGATAGTGTTCTTAGTTTactttttcaagatttttttACTAtgcatgtttttttttttggaaccTTTCCCATTGTATTAATCTACACCGTCCATTTGTTTACTTCGCTTATATCATAAATACAAAACTCTCATGAAGAATATTCTTAGACATCACTACATGGAAACTTAAGTTTGCaatgtatttgtaatttctCGATGTACAGTTACCAAATCTTGTATATATCCAGCTAATCTGGCATTTAGTGTATTCAAATTCTGTTTTTGGACATTATTTGCGCTTAATGCAAGCTCTAATTGTTCATGAACAGCCCTTAACATTTCACGAAATTCTGCATTTTCTTTCTGTAAAGCCTGAAAAAGATGAGattatgaatttatatattcatttatttaaaatagacgaataattaattaagcaTGACTAGATATTATTATCGAATTTCTATACTCTTTTGATTGAAATgatatttagtaaatataatagctagaaaacatttttatatcattattCGACAATCATTAGTTATTAATGTTTAatatgattattttacaatctATACGTACTACAAAATCTTTATTTTTGGTAGCTATAGTAAGAGCTTtgatttcttcattttttgttCTAAGTTCACTTTCTAACGCTTCAACTCTCAACCTTAATGCTTCGCTATTGCCTTCTGCTATTTTTCCAGCTTCGAGATCTGCATACTTGGCTTTAATCCTTGCATTGTCCTCTTTATATAATTGCAATTGTCTTTTCCATTCATCAACATTGGCTGTGGATTCTTGTAGCGCGCTCGTTAATCTGGCATTATTTGTTTTCAATGTAGTCAATTCAACCTGCAAACAAATTTTTTGCGATAACTTATATCATATGCTAGGTAATTTTTTACAATAGTTATGTATGTTTCGATACATAAAACCATACCTCCCATTTCTTAGCATTTGCAGAGCTTTGTGCTAATGCAAGTTTCAACCTATCATTCTCATACTTAAGCTGCATTTCAGCTGATTGTCCACCTGGCGTCGAACTAAGTTGCGATGATTTCCCTTGATGTTGTGGACTTTCTGTACTCTGCTGAGAAACACTCTGTGATCTTGAATGGACTGCATTTTTCAATTCATCATCCACTTTATTCTGACAACTACCAGGTAAGGGACTGCTGCTTACCAAAGACACACTGTTTTGAGTGGAGATCATGTTGGCATTTGGATTGGGATTATTTGATGCTGATATATTGGAATTAATCATCGATGAATTTGGCGGGTCTATAAGATCTTGTTCTGACGATGGCATACTTGATCGTGATGTAATCGGGCTAACATTTGCACTAGTAGCAGGAGTAACAGATGAGCTGTTTGATTGTAATTTAGCACTAGCTAATTTAGTGGCTTCCTTCACTTCATGAAACTTCTCTATGAACTGCCAAATGAATAGTATTGTCTCTGAGATTACAGTGTACAAGTGACTGTACATTAACTTAAGACATATTTCACAAACCTTTCCTAATTCTACTTCAGATGAAAAGCCAAGACCATATATAGTATTAGCTCTAACATCTGACCATTGCCCAAATTTTTGTGATGTTTTTGTGAAGGTCATATTTGGAGTAATAGTACTGTTTATTACTGCctaaaagagaaataaaatacaatgtaAGTTTATTTTTGATATAGTGTATATTTACTTTGTTTAACAGTTCAGCCATTTTTCAGTCACCTTTGTTCCTTCAACAGAAATTATTCTGTATAGACTCCTTGTGGAGtcataaaaaaatgaaatagacACTGCTGCTGTAGATGCTGATACCCAAGATCTTTTTGTCTTAGGATCAATATGAAACACGTGTCCTTTACACGTGAAAATTGGTTGTTCactgtaatttattaaaagtaaaagacttaggtatttaaatatattgatttaATTAATACATGCAGcatctatttatatatacctTGATTTATAtaatcaaaatataaattataggtgttttaataataacaaatatctTAAAGTTTATCTTTTTTGTAGAACTTTATTAGATGTATATTCCACAGAAAcataacaaaatcaaatacatcaaaaaatttcaaatatacatATCATATTACATGCCTTAAAATTAATCCAATGGAAAATctaataatgttataatttagcattacaatattgtataaatttgGAAGGAatcaaaagaaataaatataaacaagACATTTTCAGTTTTCATAAAAGAAACAATTATACTTTTGtcttaatttctttaatttctcacACGTGCAATATATctacaatttatatatattgttctttaaaatacgtaattttaacaagtaataaatatactttatgtgaaaaataactacaataaaaaaataaacattaataaaGGATTCATcactttaataaaatatgatatcATTTATAGAGCTGatctaaaaagaaataatataattacataagCTTGGTATGTTATAtcggaaataaaaatataatcgcATTAAAAAACTGTCGAATAGATAttaacgtaataaatatttgtaggGTCGTCGAAATGAATTTTCACAATTAGAgtctaaaaatatatgaaacggTGCCCGAGTAAACAACTAGAATAAACACATTTCACGCGGTGTCGACTTATCCCACCTtcactattttattttatggtTATGCATATATGAATACAGGGGGGagggaaaaaaagagaaacattcTGGTCCAGTTTCCTCATGTATGTACGCACCCACCTAAATGCGTATCTGCGATGATGTCGGGAATATGATAGTAAATAGACGGGAAAGGAGGATAGTGTTCATTAGTTAACGCAACGAAAGCGACACGACCTATTTTGTATCAATTGACGGTATTCAGTAATAGAAGAATTAAGGATCGTTTATCATAGTTGTATGCGACATGAAAATGGTGTGTACATATATTACACACCCTTAAAAGGCGGTGCAGAATACCACCACGTTCACTTACCCCATTGTTTCTTTTCCCGATGTCATACAAATGTTGTAAATGATAATTTCACAGACTCATAGAGAAATGAATTTAACGCGAATGCGTGATAACTATTTGCgaatagaaattttcaaaatgatTAGAAAATTGATGAAAATGAATTCCACGAAAGACAGAGTTACACCAGTTGACAGCCGCCATCGGCCAAAACTGTATAGGCGAACGGCAACGATCACGCAACGACATGAAACTAGTCGAGTTTCCACCATATACCTGGATTTAATCGATTTTCCACGAAAGGTTGCTATTGCTAACCTCGTAGCTTTCTTTCAAAAAAATCACTAGACGCGGTCGCATAGCAAGGCGCATACTTATGTTTTCATAATGCGGTTTGTATTGTTATTTAGAATGTTGGTAACATAGAGTAAGCGAGGAAACGCGCGTTTGAATACGCGATCATTCTTCGTTGCATATCGAATCATCTTGTTGGTTTAAATGTTTCACCAATAGCGAGCAATGAATAGAGAAGAAGAACGTAGCAAAATAGCAGCATGGTTTCTATCCCTTTCTTATACTATCTCCTTTTACCAGAATACAATGGATGTGTGCAACATTCGGTAGGTGGGGGTATTATgtgagaaagagaggaaataGGAGGGAGAGAAATCGTCCGCCTTACGAGCCGTCATGGCTGATTCATCGTGAGAGACTCTTCTAGGAGTGTGATAACAAATGACATTGTGGTTGAATCACTAGGCGTGGAAATTACAGTGGATGGAGTTATTTCTAAATCAAAGCGGAAATCTCGATGCGGAGATTCCACGAAGAAACGTGATAAACGGCGTTTTCGCGTGCGCGTAACACCCCCGTGGAACGATGAACGGGTTAAGTTTTAGTGAATTGTGTTGCTTGTTTTGCTGTCCACCTTGCCCGTCCAGGATCGCTGCGAAATTAGCGTTTCTACCTCCTGAGCCTACTTATGCGTTTATTGAGGACGAAGGTTCCAAGGTTACAATTTCTTTGTCTGAAAGAGCAGAATGGCAATATAcggaaagggagaaagagtCGGTGGAAGGTTTCTATGCAAGAACGTCACGAGGAAATCGAATTGCTTGTTTGTTTGTACGCTGTTCGGCTACTGCACGTTTTACCATACTATATTCCCATGGAAATGCAGTCGATCTCGGACAGATGTCTAGTTTTT from Bombus huntii isolate Logan2020A chromosome 8, iyBomHunt1.1, whole genome shotgun sequence encodes the following:
- the LOC126868910 gene encoding methylosome subunit pICln; this translates as MVVLSNFLAPQEGIRHEELNTTVYINDREVGKGTLYITESLLSWVNYDTQQGFSLEYPHISLHAISRDEQAHPRQCLYIMVDAKVDLPDVPLPPASDSGSDNEFEDADTPITEMRFAPDNTNNLETMFQAMNQCQALHPDPQDSFSDAEEDIYEDAEEDDFEQYDVGAGDAPYILPTEQIGTSHNGTEVDDAMDIEAGQFEDAEEDL
- the LOC126868900 gene encoding homer protein homolog 2 isoform X2, with product MTSGKETMGEQPIFTCKGHVFHIDPKTKRSWVSASTAAVSISFFYDSTRSLYRIISVEGTKAVINSTITPNMTFTKTSQKFGQWSDVRANTIYGLGFSSEVELGKFIEKFHEVKEATKLASAKLQSNSSSVTPATSANVSPITSRSSMPSSEQDLIDPPNSSMINSNISASNNPNPNANMISTQNSVSLSTESPQHQGKSSQLSSTPGGQSAEMQLKYENDRLKLALAQSSANAKKWEVELTTLKTNNARLTSALQESTANVDEWKRQLQLYKEDNARIKAKYADLEAGKIAEGNSEALRLRVEALESELRTKNEEIKALTIATKNKDFVALQKENAEFREMLRAVHEQLELALSANNVQKQNLNTLNARLAGYIQDLVTVHREITNTLQT
- the LOC126868900 gene encoding homer protein homolog 1 isoform X1: MTSGKETMGEQPIFTCKGHVFHIDPKTKRSWVSASTAAVSISFFYDSTRSLYRIISVEGTKAVINSTITPNMTFTKTSQKFGQWSDVRANTIYGLGFSSEVELGKFIEKFHEVKEATKLASAKLQSNSSSVTPATSANVSPITSRSSMPSSEQDLIDPPNSSMINSNISASNNPNPNANMISTQNSVSLVSSSPLPGSCQNKVDDELKNAVHSRSQSVSQQSTESPQHQGKSSQLSSTPGGQSAEMQLKYENDRLKLALAQSSANAKKWEVELTTLKTNNARLTSALQESTANVDEWKRQLQLYKEDNARIKAKYADLEAGKIAEGNSEALRLRVEALESELRTKNEEIKALTIATKNKDFVALQKENAEFREMLRAVHEQLELALSANNVQKQNLNTLNARLAGYIQDLVTVHREITNTLQT